Proteins encoded in a region of the Rutidosis leptorrhynchoides isolate AG116_Rl617_1_P2 chromosome 9, CSIRO_AGI_Rlap_v1, whole genome shotgun sequence genome:
- the LOC139865692 gene encoding serine/threonine-protein kinase 52-like: MKETNNNNNDGFVRADQIDLKSLDEQLERHLNRVWTMEKNKNTNKHSPEFDDSTAAVKPPSKSAVIKRQDWEIDPSKLIIKSVLARGTFGTVHRGIYDGVDVAVKLLDWGEEGHRSEAEIQSLRSAFTQEVVVWHKLDHPNVTKFIGATMGSSELHIQTENGQIGMPSNICCVVVEYLPGGNLKSYLIKNRRKKLAFKVVHQIALDLARGLSYLHSQKIVHRDVKTENMLLDKTRTVKIADFGVARVEASNPNDMTGETGTLGYMAPEVLNGNPYNRKCDVYSFGICLWEIYCCNMPYPDLSFSEVTSAVVRQNLRPDIPRCCPSSLSNVMKQCWDANPDKRPEMDEVVTMLEAIDTTKGGGMIPGDQAQGCLCFRRYRGP; the protein is encoded by the exons ATGAAAGaaaccaataacaacaacaatgatGGGTTTGTAAGAGCAGATCAAATTGATCTCAAAAGTTTAGATGAACAGCTTGAACGTCATCTCAACAGAGTATGGACTATGGAAAAAAACAAAAATACCAATAAACACTCGCCGGAATTTGATGACTCCACCGCCGCCGTCAAACCACCGTCTAAGTCTGCCGTAATTAAAAGACAGGATTGGGAGATCGATCCTTCTAAGCTCATTATTAAAAGTGTTCTTGCTCGTGGTACATTTGGTACTGTCCACCGTGGCATCTACGACGGCGTTGACGTCGCCG TGAAATTGTTGGATTGGGGGGAAGAGGGCCACCGAAGTGAGGCGGAAATACAATCGTTGAGATCGGCGTTTACACAAGAAGTGGTTGTTTGGCATAAGCTTGATCATCCAAATGTCACTAAG TTTATAGGTGCAACAATGGGTTCTTCAGAGCTTCATATACAAACCGAAAATGGTCAAATTGGGATGCCAAGTAATATTTGTTGTGTCGTGGTAGAGTATCTTCCTGGCGGTAATTTAAAGTCGTACCTCATTAAAAATCGGAGAAAGAAACTagcttttaaagttgttcaccaaatcgCACTCGATCTTGCAAGAGG GTTAAGTTATCTGCACTCACAAAAGATTGTGCACAGAGATGTGAAGACCGAAAATATGCTGTTGGACAAAACCAGAACGGTTAAAATTGCTGATTTTGGGGTTGCGCGTGTTGAAGCTTCTAACCCAAATGACATGACTGGCGAAACTGGCACACTTGGCTATATGGCCCCAGAG GTACTAAATGGGAATCCATATAATAGGAAATGCGATGTGTACAGTTTTGGTATATGTTTATGGGAAATATATTGCTGTAATATGCCGTATCCCGACCTTAGTTTCTCTGAAGTAACTTCTGCTGTCGTTCGCCAG AATTTAAGGCCCGACATACCAAGATGTTGCCCGAGTTCACTTTCTAATGTGATGAAACAATGCTGGGACGCAAATCCAGACAAACGACCAGAAATGGACGAGGTTGTTACAATGTTGGAGGCAATCGATACAACAAAAGGCGGAGGTATGATCCCGGGTGATCAAGCTCAGGGCTGTCTCTGTTTTCGTAGGTATCGCGGGCCTTAA
- the LOC139867587 gene encoding bidirectional sugar transporter SWEET5-like, translating into MDTGSIRILVGVLGNIISLVLFLSPVPTFMRIIKAKSVQAFKPDPYVATLLNCTMWMFYGLPLVHPDSLLIITINGAGFVIEAVFIAIFFTYSTWGGRKKILIILFCEAVFVAIVVVITLTFFHTHPARSMIVGLICIVFNILMYASPLTVMKMVIKTRSVKYMPFPLAVATFANSIVWCAYALLQFDPYILVPNALGTLSAILQLILYATYYGSTNWDDDEQDEVQMSSTSSA; encoded by the exons ATGGATACCGGTTCTATAAGAATTCTGGTTGGAGTACTCG GAAATATCATATCACTTGTTCTTTTTCTCTCCCCTGT GCCAACATTTATGAGGATTATCAAGGCAAAATCAGTTCAAGCCTTCAAGCCAGATCCATATGTAGCCACTCTTTTAAATTGTACAATGTGGATGTTCTACGGTCTCCCACTCGTACATCCAGACAGTCTATTGATCATCACGATCAATGGTGCAGGATTCGTTATCGAAGCTGTCTTCATTGCAATCTTCTTCACATATTCTACATGGGGTGGTCGA AAAAAGATCTTAATTATTCTCTTTTGCGAAGCGGTCTTTGTAGCTATAGTTGTTGTAATCACATTAACGTTCTTCCACACTCATCCTGCAAGATCTATGATTGTGGGATTAATTTGTATCGTCTTCAACATACTTATGTATGCTTCTCCATTGACTGTCATG AAAATGGTGATCAAGACGAGAAGTGTCAAGTACATGCCCTTCCCATTGGCGGTTGCTACTTTCGCTAATAGTATTGTATGGTGTGCATATGCTCTACTCCAATTCGACCCTTACATCTTG GTTCCAAATGCTTTAGGAACATTATCGGCAATACTTCAACTAATATTGTATGCAACTTACTATGGTAGCACCAATTGGGATGATGACGAACAAGATGAGGTACAAATGTCGTCAACCTCAAGCGCCTAA